Proteins encoded together in one Plectropomus leopardus isolate mb chromosome 19, YSFRI_Pleo_2.0, whole genome shotgun sequence window:
- the ormdl3 gene encoding ORM1-like protein 3 → MNVGTAHSEVNPNTRVMNSRGMWLSYILGIGLLHVILLSIPFASVPVVWTLTNLIHNLCMYLLLHTVKGTPFETPDQGKARLLTHWEQMDYGVQFTASRKFLTITPIVLYILTSFYTKYDRAHFVVNTVSLLTVLIPKLPQLHGVRIFGINKY, encoded by the exons ATGAACGTGGGCACGGCGCACAGCGAGGTGAACCCCAACACTCGAGTGATGAACAGCAGAGGAATGTGGCTTTCTTACATCCTGGGCATCGGCCTCCTGCACGTCATCCTGCTCAGCATCCCCTTCGCCAGCGTGCCCGTGGTCTGGACCCTCACCAACCTCATTCACAATCTG TGTATGTACCTCCTACTTCACACGGTCAAAGGGACGCCCTTTGAGACCCCAGATCAGGGCAAGGCTCGTCTTCTGACACACTGGGAGCAGATGGACTACGGTGTGCAGTTCACCGCTTCACGGAAATTCCTCACCATCACACCCATTGTCCT GTACATTCTAACCAGCTTCTACACCAAATATGATCGGGCCCATTTTGTGGTCAACACAGTTTCCTTGCTCACTGTGCTGATCCCCAAGCTGCCGCAGCTGCACGGCGTGAGGATCTTTGGGATTAATAAGTACTGA